GGGCAGGCCCGCCCAGGCACCCAGCGCGGAGCGTCCTGAAGTGAAGGCTTCGGCCAGCGGGTGGGATGTGGTTGCAGCGTCGCTCATGGCCGCAACCGTATCCCCCGATATGTGAATTCGGTCAGTCCGAAATTGGCCCGCCTACGGGGTGGCGTCCCGCATCGGGCCAATGGGTACCAGCTGGCCTCGTGAGCCCAGATCGGGGTCTTGTTCTAGGAGTTGGAAGGAGTCGTTGCTGGAGAGCTTGTCCGGTCCCAGCGATGCATAGGGCTGGCCGGCAATCGAGAACTCCCCGATGTTGGCAATGGCCTCGGCGAAGGTCTCGTGGGTCAGGTTGGGCCCGGCCGCGGTGACCAGCAACTCGAAGAGTTGGAAGAACCGGCAGTGGGCGGACAGGGCGGCAAACCAAAGCGGCTCGCCCTCTTCGAGGGTGTCGGGGTGCTTGATCTCGATATCGGGATGCTTGGCATTGAACACATCCAGGCATTCCTTGAACCGGGGATCAGTCTCGAATATCTGGGCATTGGTCATGGCCCCCACGGTGATCACACCCCGGGCCGACTCAGGGTTGACGTTGTTGCCGATGTTGCTGCCCAGCCCGGAGGCGTCGGTGGCCCAGATATCCACCTCGAGGCCGTTGAGCCTGGCATTCTCAATGCCGGCCGAGGCGTTGCCGACGAGCAGAAGGGTGTCGGCACCAGCCGACCTGATGCGTTCGGACAATGCGGCCCACTCCTGGTTCTGGGCGATGAGATCGGCCACCTGGGAGGAGGTGGCGATCTCGAGCGCGGGCTCGACTCCCCGACCTCGAAGCAGGTTGGCAACGTCCTCGAGTTGCGGGGCCGCAGGAAGATCGGCCACTACCGCGACCGACCTTCCCTCAAGCATCCCCTCCGCATCAAGCAGAGTGAAGAGGGCACCGGTACTGACCTCGCGCGTCACCCGCTCGTTGACCCAAGGGGCCCGGGCCACGGCCAGACGCTCCTCGGTAATGGTCCCGCCGACCAGAATTGTCTCCTGTTGGTCGACGATACATGTGTTGGCCACCTCGGCGGGGCCGAGGAATCCGAATAGCACCGCGAACACCTCGTTGTCCTCGGTGATGCGGAGGCAGGCGGCCTCGGCCTCAGTTGAACCGATGGGGCTGTACTTGTCCATGATGACTTCCAACCGGCGGCCGTTGATGCCGCCCCGCTGGTTGATGTCGTCCACCAGCAATTGGATCACCAGCTCTTGGTCGCCCCAGGTGGCTGGCGAGAAGCCCAGTTCCACGAGTTGCTCGAAGTCGAGATAGGTGACGCCGATGGTGATGGTATCTGCGGTCACGCCCCGCCACGTGGCGGTGAGGGGAATCTCCGGCTCCGGCTCCTCAGTGGGGGCCGGTTGGAACTCGGGCTCTTCCTCTTCGGGAGCATCTTCCAGCACGGGCGCGGGCTCAGCGGGAGCGGCCTCTTCTGTCTCGGGTTCGGGCGCTTCTGGTTCTGGTTCCGGCTCGGCCGCGACAGGGGCCTCGGTGGCGGGGGCCTCGGTGGCGGGGGCCTCGGCATCGTCGTCGTTGCCACCGCATGACGCCGCAACCATGGCCAGAGCCACCAGCACCCCGATCAGCCAGCGCATCTTCTTGGTCTTCATGACGATCCCCTTCTGTGCCCCTCGCGGGTGCCGAAATCGGATCAGCCCAGACCGCCCGACCGGCTAGGGGACTATATTCGATTTGGTCTTTTCGGTCTCCCCGAACGGGTCACCGCGTACTGGCGCTCGGGGGCGTCGCAGGGCACCCGACCGGTGGGTGGTCCCTGAGTCGGATCGCCGGTGAGCAATTCGGCTCCGGCGGGGGCGTACTGGAGGATGTAGGCCTTGCGCACCCTGTCGGTGGTATTGGGGCCGGTCAGGTGCGGGGTGAGCGACGAGAACACAACCGCTCCCCCGGCAGACACCGGGGCGGCCACCGGGTTCTCGCACCGCTCGAAGCACTCAAAGCCCAGGGGATCCACATAGGTGTGGGCCAGTGTTCCGTGGAGGTGGACCCCGGGGGCCACCCACGGGCATCCGTTTTCGACGGTGGCGTCGTTGAGGGCCAGCCACACCGTGAGGTACTGCTGGGGCTCGATGAAGGTGTAGCCGTTGTCCTGGTGCCAGGGGAACCGACGGGGCTTCTCAGGCTTCTTGTACACCGCCTGGTCCCAGTACAGGTTCACGTCGGGGCCGACGAGGTCGAGGCACACCGCGCCGATGCGCGGGTCAGCGGCCAACTGGCGCAGGATGTTCGACCGGGCCACTAGGTGGGGGGTGAAGGTGATGGCCCCAGCCTCGGCGATCATCAGCCGCTCGCCCTCGATTTGGCGAAGGCCGGCCTCAGTCTCGGCTTCGATGGCGTCGATCTCGTCTGTGACTGCGGCAATGGTGTCGGCGTCGAGCAGGTCTTCCATGACAAAGAAACCTTGGCGGTTGAACTCCTCGGTCTGTTCGGGGGTGAGGGCCGCGGGGGTCGAGGTGGCCGGTTGCCAGGCGAAGTCCTGATTCCAGGGGTGGGGGGTGAATTGGCTGCTCATTGTGAACCGGGGAACACCAGGGTGACGTGGCTGTGGGGCGGCATCACTAGGGGCCCGTCGATATCGACTTGGTCTTCGGTCGGTGTCACCCGATCGGAGTTTTCGGGGGTGTTGGCCGCGGCCGGGTCGTCGGCCCACAGGGTGATGCGCTGAGCCGGTCCACCGATGCCGTTGAGGTCCACCAGCAGTTCGTCGTCGGGCAGGCGGTTGACCAGCGATAGGTGCATTTGGCCGGAGTCGGGGTCGAAGGTGCCTGCCGCGTCCAGTGCCGATAGCCCGCCCCCTGGTGCATTGTCCGCGTCGATTCCGGCGACGGTGATCACCTCGACATCCAAGCCGGTGCCCTGGGCACAACGACGGGCCACCGCCAGAGGGTGGAACGTGGTTTGGCGCACAACGCCTTCGGTGGTGGTGAGGATCGGGCCCAGCACGTTCACCATCTGGGCCTGGGTGGCCAGCGACACCTTGTCGGGGTGGCGCCAAATCACATGCAGCCAGGTGGCGTGGGCCAGGGCGTCCTTGAGATCGAAGTGGTATTCGATCATGGGAACGGGCTCGGTATGCACCGGCGGTCCGACTTCGGCCCGCATCCGCCGATTGACCACCTCGGGTTGGTTGGTCATCGACAGGTAGGGCTCCGGCCACACCCCCCACTCGTCGATGCAGATCCGCAGATCATGGTTGAGCTTGCGCCGCCGCTTGGCCGCGCCGATGAGCCCCCAGGTGTCGCAGATCTCGGCTTCTGACGCCATCGGGCCGGCCAGAGCGCCTTCGTAGCTGAGCTCGTTCCAGTAGAAGTGCAGCGACAACCAGTCGAGCACCACGCCGGCCTCGTTGAGCACGGTCCAATTCCAGTCGGGGTCGTCGGCGCCCACCCCCACCAGCGAGATGCGGTTGTCGGCCCACCGCAGCAGCTTGCCCCACTCCCGGGCCAACTCGGCGTAGGAACCGGCCGAGGTGTGCAGGTGCTGCCACCACCCGAAGTTCTCGTTGCCGATGCCCCAAATGGGCACGTCGTGGCGATCGGGATGGGGTCCGCTTTGCCGCAGCGCCACCTCGGGAACCGGCAGATCGCTGTTGCAGTAGGCGAGCCACTCCAGGGCCTCGTCGATTGTCCCGGTGGAGGCGTTCAAGTTGAGATAGGGAGGGGCGCCCAGCAGTCGAGCGTAGGCCAAGAACTCCTCGGTGCCGAACCGGTTGGTCTCCAGCATCGACCAGGCCAGATCGAACCGGGCGGGACGGTCTTCGGTCGGCCCGATGCCGTCGCGCCAGTGGTAGCCCGAGGCGAAGTTCCCACCCGGCCACCGCAGCACCGGCGGGGCCAGTTCCCGGGCCGCTTCCAGCACGTCGGTGCGATACCCGTCGGCGTCGGCCAGCGGCGAGCCCGGCTCGAACACCCCGCCGTAGATCGCTCGTCCCATGTTCTCCAAGAACTGCCCGTACACCCGGTCGTCCACCACCCCCGTGGTACGCCGGGAATCAACCAGAACGGTGGCGGTTGGTGTGGCCACTACACCACCAGCTGGCCGTCGCGAAGCAGGGGGTCGAAGCGGTATATGGGGTTCTTGAACCCGTCGAGATGCTCGAAACCCAAGTCGACGGTGCCCGCCGCGCAGCAGTGGTACACCATGGCGGCTCGGATGCCGTCAGAGACATTGTCGGTGGAGCAGTGCATCAAGTGACTGTCGAACACCAGCAGGTCACCCGGCTGCATCATGACCGCCTGGCGGTCGGACATGTCGTGGTCGACGATCTCCACATAGCCCAGATTGGCATTGGGCCTCCGGTCGAGGACGTGCTCGTGGACCGGTTCGGCGTGGCTGCCGGGCAGGATGTGCAGGCAGCCGTTCTCCAGGGTGGCCTGGGTCACCGCCAGCCACAAACCCACGATGGGCCGGGGCGGTTCGAACGGGAAGTAGTAGCTGTCCTGGTGCCAGGGCTGGCCCCAGGCGCCGGGGTTCTTGAAGATGAACTGCGACAAGAAGCAGTCCACATCGGGGCCGATCAGGTCGCGCAAAATCCTCGTAATCCGCTCATCGTGCAGGAACGACAGGAACGCCGGCCGGTCGTGCAGGGTGAACACTTTCGAAACGGTGTCTTCGGGGCGGTCGCCGCTCAGGTTCCCCTGGGACTCAGGGGCGACATGCATGCCCTCCGGGGTGATCCCCGACTCGTCCACCCCGCGCACCACGCCAATCACGTCGTCGAGCATCCGGTGGCCTACCTTGGCCGGGGCAAATTCGTCCAAAATGAAGAACCCTTGAGCGTGGTAGCTGTCGAGCGCAGAGGGGGGCAGGGTGGACGTCGTCGCCATTGGTGGAGCTGATGGGACTCGAACCCACGACCCCCTGCTTGCAAAGCAGGTGCTCTAGCCAGCTGAGCTACAGCCCCGAACCTTTCAATCGTAATGGCCTCAATTCTGAGAGGGCGATCCAATACCCGTCTCGATGTGACCGGTTGGCGCTGTCGTGGTGGAATGGCCCCGGTGAGAGTCGATCTGAGCGACGATCAGGAGTTCTTCCGGGATACGGCTCGTCGGTTCATCGAGGCCGAGGTTCCGGTCAGCGTGGTGCGGGAGTGGCACGACCTGCCCGACGGCTGCCCCCGGAGTTGGTGGCGGGCCGCGGCTGAATTGGGCTGGACCGCGCTGATGGTGCCCGAGCCACTAGGCGGCGGCAGCATCTCGGGGCGCCCGATCGTTGACTTGACTATCGTGGCCGACGAGATGGGCAGGGGTGTGGTGCCGGGGCCATTCATGCCCACCAACGTGGTGGCCGACACCCTGGGCCGTTCGGGCACCGACGATCAGCAATCGCTGCTTGAGGGGGTCATGGCTGGCGAAGTGGTGCTGGCCTGGGCGTTTTGCGAACCGGGCGGCGACTGGACCGCCGGCCATGTGGCCGCCGCAGCGGTCCCGTCGAACGGTGGCTATGCATTCACCGGGACCAAGACCGCGGTGGAGGCTGGAGCGCAGGCGGATCACCTGCTGGTCACCGCTCGGACTCCCGATGGTTTGGCCCAGTTTCTTCTGCCGTCTGATGCTCCTGGCATCACCGTCACCCCCCAGGACTCGCTCGATCTGGGCCGGCGATTCGCCGAGGTGCGTTTCGAAGGAGTAGCCGTCGGGCCTGAATCTATGGTGGGCGAACCGGGGGTGGCCGTTGAAGCCGATGTGGAGCGCCAGCGCCTGGTGACGGTGCTGCTCCAGTGTGCCGACAACGCCGGGTCGGCGGCCAAAGTGCTGGAGTTCACCGTGGAGTACGCCTTCGACCGGTACTCATTCGGGCGGCCCTTGGCCTCGTATCAGGCCCTCAAGCATCGTTTCGCCGACATGAAGCTGTGGTCGGAGGCCTCCCAGGCCGCGGTGGACGGGGCCGCCAATGCCCTGGCCGCCGGCGACGACGAAGCCCGGATGGTGAGCGTGGCCAAGTCGTACGTGGGCGACCACTCGGTGGAGCTCATGCAGGACTGCGTGCAGATTCACGGCGGCATCGGGGTCACCTATGAGCACGACCTGCATCTGTACCTGCGCCGGGCCACCGTCAACCGGGGCTTGTTCGGCACCCCAGCCGAGCATCGCGACGCCCTGTCGGAAATGGTCGGGTATTAGGAGGAGACGATGGACGACTTCGTGTACGCCGCCACCGACCCCGCCGAGTTGGCCGAGTACCGGGACGAGGTTGAGACGTGGATGAACGAGAACATGGCCCGGCGCGACCCGGTCAACCCCTGGCACCCCACCCATGACGACGATTTGAAGAGCACCCGAAATCGGGAGCTTCAACGCCGGCTCTCCGACGGGGGATACGCCGCGGTGTGCTACCCCAAGGAGTATGGCGGTCAGAGCCTGACCATCGCCCACCAGCGGATCATCGATGACGTGAGCATGGACTTCGACATGCCCATTCTGTTCAGCGTGCCCACCCTGTCGATCTGCGGGCCGACCATTCTGGAGTGCGGCACCGAGGAGCAGAAGCAGCGCTACATCCCGGCGTGGATCCGGGGCGATGAACTGTGGGTGCAGTTCATGTCCGAGCCCAGCGGCGGTTCCGACATGGCCGGGGCCTTGACCCGGGCCGACCGAGACGGCGACACATTCGTCATCAATGGCTCCAAGATTTGGAGCACGTTTGCTCAGCGCTCCGACTACGCCCTCATGCTGGCTCGGACCAACTGGGAGGTGCCCAAGCACCGGGGCCTCACCATGTTCATCGTGCCCATCCACCACCCGGGCATCGAGATCCACCCTATCCAGATGGTGGACGGCACCGAGGAGTTCTGCCAGGAGTACTTCAACGACGTCATCATTCCCGCCGAGAACGTGGTGGGCGAGGTGGACGACGGGTGGACGGTGGCCAGCCGACTGCTGTTCCACGAGCGGGCCGCGGTGGGCAATGCCTCTCCCTACACCCAAGGCCGCCACCGGAGCCGGTCGGCTGACGGGCTCGATGATCTGGCTGACATCGCCCGGGACTTCGGCGGCAACGTGGGCCGTCAGCGCCAGCAGCTGGGGGAGACTGAGACGCTCAGCCGGGTGGAGGTTCTGCTGTCCAACCGGGTGGTGAAGGGAATCGAGAGCGGCTACTTCCCGGCGCCGGCCGGATCACTGGTGCGGCTGTTCCACGGCGTGTCCCGAGCCGACCGGTTGACAGTGGCCATGGAGCTGCACGGCGATCGGGCTCTGGTGTGGAATCAGGGCGAGGACACCGGCTCCTACGGCGTGGAATTCGTCCAGCGCCAGCAGACCTGCATTGGCGGGGGCACTACCGAGATGGCCCGCAACATCATCAGCGAGCGGCTCCTCGGCATGCCCCGCGAACTCGCCGCCGACCGAGACCTCCCTTTCAATCAAATCCCCCGCAGCGGCTAGCAGCGTTGAGCCCCTACGACGCCAGGGGGCGGCCGAAGGGGAGGGAGTCTTGCCAGGTGGCCAGGAACGACTCGGCTCGGTAGGCGGCGGCCAGGAAGAGGCCGTCGGGATGGTCGGCGATCTCCTCAAGAGAAGCGGTGATCTGGGCGGCGGCGTTGGCGGCGATGGCCTCGGGGGTAGGGTCGCCGGTGGGCCACCAGGCGAACAGCGATCCGGCGGTGGCGATGAAGTCGGGGACCACAATGGTGCCGGCCCGGCCGAGGATGGCCAGGGCCCTAGCAGTGACCGGGATCGGACCGTAGGGGACCAGGGTGCCCACTTGGAGTTGTTCGGCTGCGGTGTGGTCGATGGCCCCCATCTTGGAGCCGGCGAACAGCACGTCGACCTGGCCGTTCATTTCCACCATCGTGCCGCCCTGATCCTCAACCGCGACTGTCAAGGTGTCGCAAATCGGTCCTGAGCCCTCGATGGACACGGTGCGGCCGTCCAACCCGCCGGCCGCAGATGCCGCTGCGGCCACCACGCCGGCAACAGTCGCCTGATCGGCCACGTCGCCTATCGCGGCCCGGGAGTCGGCCTCCGCCAATGACTCCAGGGCGGTTCGAGGTACCCGGGTGCCGGGTTCGGGCAGGAAGCGGCCCGAGGCCACCATGGGGGCAATCTCGGCGGTGAACTTGGCCACCGCGTCGGCCCGGTCGTCGTCGACGGCGTTGACCCCCGCCGAGGCCCCGCTGCGTTGCATCTCGAAGGTGGCGAAGGCGTAGGTCATCGACCGGGCCAGGTCGCTGGCTCCGCCGGGCAGGATTTTACGGGCCGACCGGACGATGCCCACTGACTCGGGTGCGTCGGCCAAATCGAAGACGATGAAGGCGTCGACTGAGTCGAGATTCTCTATGGGCAAGGTTCGCTCTCCTCGCTCAGGGAGGGCTCGTCGTCCTCTTGATCCAGTCCGGCCACGATCTCCTTCACTCGCACCTCGGCGTCGTTGATCCGCCCCCGGCACACCCGAATCAACTCCGCGGCCCGCTCGACCCTCACCGCCAGCACGTCGATGTCGATGTCCTCGGCCTCCAATTCGCCCAGGATCTGCTGAAGCTCGCTCAGCGCGTCGGCGTAGCCGATCTCTTGTGTGCTCATCGTCTCGTGCTCCTCATTTGTCTTCCGACACGGTGCTGTGCAGCTCGCCTTCGGCCAAGGTGGTCACCAGTTCATCGCCTGCGGCAACTGCCGATGGACTGCGCACAACTTTGCCGTCATGACGG
This window of the bacterium genome carries:
- a CDS encoding phytanoyl-CoA dioxygenase family protein, coding for MATTSTLPPSALDSYHAQGFFILDEFAPAKVGHRMLDDVIGVVRGVDESGITPEGMHVAPESQGNLSGDRPEDTVSKVFTLHDRPAFLSFLHDERITRILRDLIGPDVDCFLSQFIFKNPGAWGQPWHQDSYYFPFEPPRPIVGLWLAVTQATLENGCLHILPGSHAEPVHEHVLDRRPNANLGYVEIVDHDMSDRQAVMMQPGDLLVFDSHLMHCSTDNVSDGIRAAMVYHCCAAGTVDLGFEHLDGFKNPIYRFDPLLRDGQLVV
- the xseB gene encoding exodeoxyribonuclease VII small subunit — translated: MSTQEIGYADALSELQQILGELEAEDIDIDVLAVRVERAAELIRVCRGRINDAEVRVKEIVAGLDQEDDEPSLSEESEPCP
- a CDS encoding acyl-CoA/acyl-ACP dehydrogenase translates to MRVDLSDDQEFFRDTARRFIEAEVPVSVVREWHDLPDGCPRSWWRAAAELGWTALMVPEPLGGGSISGRPIVDLTIVADEMGRGVVPGPFMPTNVVADTLGRSGTDDQQSLLEGVMAGEVVLAWAFCEPGGDWTAGHVAAAAVPSNGGYAFTGTKTAVEAGAQADHLLVTARTPDGLAQFLLPSDAPGITVTPQDSLDLGRRFAEVRFEGVAVGPESMVGEPGVAVEADVERQRLVTVLLQCADNAGSAAKVLEFTVEYAFDRYSFGRPLASYQALKHRFADMKLWSEASQAAVDGAANALAAGDDEARMVSVAKSYVGDHSVELMQDCVQIHGGIGVTYEHDLHLYLRRATVNRGLFGTPAEHRDALSEMVGY
- a CDS encoding acyl-CoA dehydrogenase family protein; protein product: MDDFVYAATDPAELAEYRDEVETWMNENMARRDPVNPWHPTHDDDLKSTRNRELQRRLSDGGYAAVCYPKEYGGQSLTIAHQRIIDDVSMDFDMPILFSVPTLSICGPTILECGTEEQKQRYIPAWIRGDELWVQFMSEPSGGSDMAGALTRADRDGDTFVINGSKIWSTFAQRSDYALMLARTNWEVPKHRGLTMFIVPIHHPGIEIHPIQMVDGTEEFCQEYFNDVIIPAENVVGEVDDGWTVASRLLFHERAAVGNASPYTQGRHRSRSADGLDDLADIARDFGGNVGRQRQQLGETETLSRVEVLLSNRVVKGIESGYFPAPAGSLVRLFHGVSRADRLTVAMELHGDRALVWNQGEDTGSYGVEFVQRQQTCIGGGTTEMARNIISERLLGMPRELAADRDLPFNQIPRSG
- a CDS encoding phytanoyl-CoA dioxygenase family protein; the encoded protein is MSSQFTPHPWNQDFAWQPATSTPAALTPEQTEEFNRQGFFVMEDLLDADTIAAVTDEIDAIEAETEAGLRQIEGERLMIAEAGAITFTPHLVARSNILRQLAADPRIGAVCLDLVGPDVNLYWDQAVYKKPEKPRRFPWHQDNGYTFIEPQQYLTVWLALNDATVENGCPWVAPGVHLHGTLAHTYVDPLGFECFERCENPVAAPVSAGGAVVFSSLTPHLTGPNTTDRVRKAYILQYAPAGAELLTGDPTQGPPTGRVPCDAPERQYAVTRSGRPKRPNRI
- a CDS encoding ABC transporter substrate-binding protein, with translation MKTKKMRWLIGVLVALAMVAASCGGNDDDAEAPATEAPATEAPVAAEPEPEPEAPEPETEEAAPAEPAPVLEDAPEEEEPEFQPAPTEEPEPEIPLTATWRGVTADTITIGVTYLDFEQLVELGFSPATWGDQELVIQLLVDDINQRGGINGRRLEVIMDKYSPIGSTEAEAACLRITEDNEVFAVLFGFLGPAEVANTCIVDQQETILVGGTITEERLAVARAPWVNERVTREVSTGALFTLLDAEGMLEGRSVAVVADLPAAPQLEDVANLLRGRGVEPALEIATSSQVADLIAQNQEWAALSERIRSAGADTLLLVGNASAGIENARLNGLEVDIWATDASGLGSNIGNNVNPESARGVITVGAMTNAQIFETDPRFKECLDVFNAKHPDIEIKHPDTLEEGEPLWFAALSAHCRFFQLFELLVTAAGPNLTHETFAEAIANIGEFSIAGQPYASLGPDKLSSNDSFQLLEQDPDLGSRGQLVPIGPMRDATP